From one Streptomyces sp. R41 genomic stretch:
- a CDS encoding glycerol-3-phosphate dehydrogenase/oxidase yields MRTATLGPAERAESLAGMAERELDVLVVGAGVVGAGTALDAVTRGLSTGLVEARDWASGTSSRSSKLIHGGLRYLEMLDFALVREALKERGLLLERLAPHLVKPVPFLYPLQHKGWERLYAGSGVALYDAMSLSSGHGRGLPTHRHLTRSHALRVAPALKKDALVGALQYYDAQMDDARYVATLVRTAAAYGAKVANRARVTGFLREGERVVGARVQDVEGGGEYEIRAKQIVNATGVWTDDTQAMVGERGQFHVRASKGIHLVVPKDRINSSTGLILRTEKSVLFVIPWGRHWIIGTTDTDWDLDKAHPAASSADIDYLLEHVNSVLSVPLTRDDVQGVYAGLRPLLAGESEATSKLSREHTVAHPVPGLVVVAGGKYTTYRVMAKDAVDEAVHGLDQRVAECVTEDIPLLGAEGYRALWNARARIAQRTGLHVVRVEHLLNRYGALAEEIFDLIAENSSLGEPLPAAEDYLRAEIVYAASHEGARHLDDVLTRRTRISIETFDRGTRSAREAAELMAPVLGWDKDQIEREVEHYEKRVEAERESQRQPDDLTADAARLGAPDIVPL; encoded by the coding sequence TGGGCGTCCGGCACGTCGAGCAGGTCCAGCAAACTGATCCACGGTGGCCTGCGCTATCTGGAGATGCTCGACTTCGCGCTGGTGCGCGAGGCCCTGAAGGAGCGCGGGCTGCTTCTCGAACGGCTCGCACCGCACCTCGTCAAACCCGTCCCGTTCCTCTACCCGCTCCAACACAAGGGCTGGGAGCGGTTGTACGCGGGCTCGGGCGTCGCCCTCTACGACGCCATGTCGCTTTCGAGCGGCCACGGACGCGGACTGCCCACACACCGTCATCTGACCCGCAGCCACGCCCTGCGCGTCGCCCCCGCTTTGAAGAAGGACGCGCTGGTCGGCGCGTTGCAGTACTACGACGCGCAGATGGACGACGCCCGCTATGTGGCCACTTTGGTGCGCACGGCGGCGGCCTACGGCGCGAAGGTCGCCAACCGCGCGCGGGTGACCGGCTTCCTGCGCGAGGGCGAACGCGTTGTCGGTGCCAGGGTGCAGGATGTCGAAGGCGGCGGGGAGTACGAGATCCGCGCCAAGCAGATCGTCAACGCCACGGGTGTGTGGACCGACGACACCCAGGCGATGGTGGGGGAGCGTGGCCAGTTCCACGTACGGGCGTCCAAGGGCATCCACCTGGTCGTCCCGAAGGACCGGATCAACTCCTCCACGGGCCTGATCCTGCGTACCGAGAAGTCCGTGCTGTTCGTGATCCCGTGGGGGCGCCACTGGATCATCGGCACCACCGACACCGACTGGGACCTCGACAAGGCCCACCCGGCGGCGTCCAGCGCGGACATCGACTATCTGCTGGAGCATGTGAACTCGGTGCTCTCGGTTCCGCTGACCCGCGACGACGTACAGGGCGTGTACGCGGGGCTGCGCCCGCTGCTGGCCGGCGAGTCCGAAGCCACCAGCAAGCTGTCGCGCGAGCACACCGTGGCCCATCCGGTGCCGGGACTCGTCGTCGTGGCGGGCGGCAAGTACACGACGTACCGGGTGATGGCCAAGGACGCCGTGGACGAGGCGGTGCACGGCCTCGACCAGCGGGTCGCCGAATGCGTCACCGAGGACATTCCGCTGCTCGGTGCCGAGGGGTACCGGGCGCTGTGGAACGCGCGAGCGCGGATCGCGCAGCGCACGGGGCTCCATGTAGTGCGCGTGGAGCACCTGTTGAACCGCTACGGGGCACTCGCCGAGGAGATCTTCGACCTCATCGCCGAGAACTCGTCCCTGGGCGAGCCCCTGCCGGCCGCCGAGGACTATCTCCGGGCCGAGATCGTCTACGCCGCCTCGCACGAGGGCGCCCGGCACCTGGACGACGTGCTGACCCGGCGCACCCGCATCTCGATCGAGACCTTCGACCGCGGCACGCGCAGCGCCCGCGAGGCCGCCGAGCTGATGGCGCCGGTCCTCGGCTGGGACAAGGACCAGATCGAGCGCGAGGTGGAGCACTACGAGAAGCGGGTCGAGGCCGAGCGGGAGTCCCAGCGTCAGCCGGACGACCTGACGGCGGACGCGGCGCGGCTGGGAGCGCCCGACATCGTGCCGCTGTAG
- a CDS encoding protein kinase: MGTEGENVRVIAGRYRLEARIGRGGMGVVWRATDQLLGRRVAVKELAVDDSLSEDEARQQRERTLREARAVAQLHHPHIIVVHDVVVDDERPYIVMELIDGGSLAERISSNGPVDAREAARIGIDLLGALRRAHDAGVLHRDLKPANVLMEAGTDRVVLTDFGIAQVAGATTLTESGAFVGSPEYTAPERMSGVRTGPESDLWSLGALLCTVLSGESPFRRDSLGGILHAVVVDEIRPPAQAAPLLPVVRGLLERDPERRLDAAEAERMLRAFRDTGRTPRLQTPYTPTQRDVPRPKPVLSPPPPPVAAPERPTRPSTRGVLVAAALVAAMAGAGVSAAALLMNHGGGGTPSPASTSASRSTPGTSQSASESTPASPSPAPTVTVTRQQTPTTTGRKAPSGYRLAPDPGGFSLAVPDDFTRDPQGERVFYMSPGQTFRLGIKVADPETGGPLTVMRRADAKGPSTNPGYRDGAVTSTTHNGQPAALWEFTWNGFTKAEGARHTYDLCWEEGGRMYDVWVSAPVGKVTEAKEYFDVAVDTFVAS; this comes from the coding sequence ATGGGGACCGAGGGGGAGAACGTCCGTGTGATCGCCGGCCGTTACCGGCTGGAGGCCAGGATCGGACGGGGCGGCATGGGCGTCGTATGGCGCGCCACCGACCAACTGCTCGGCCGCCGGGTCGCGGTGAAGGAACTCGCGGTCGACGACTCGCTCTCGGAGGACGAGGCCCGGCAGCAGCGCGAACGCACCCTGCGCGAGGCCCGCGCCGTCGCGCAGCTGCACCACCCGCACATCATCGTCGTGCACGACGTGGTCGTGGACGACGAACGCCCGTACATCGTCATGGAGTTGATCGACGGCGGCTCGCTCGCCGAGCGGATCTCCAGCAACGGCCCTGTCGACGCGCGCGAGGCCGCCCGCATCGGCATCGACCTGCTGGGCGCGCTGCGCCGCGCGCACGACGCGGGTGTTCTGCACCGGGACCTCAAGCCCGCCAACGTCCTGATGGAGGCGGGCACCGACCGTGTCGTCCTCACCGACTTCGGTATCGCCCAGGTCGCGGGTGCGACGACGCTCACCGAGAGCGGGGCGTTCGTCGGCTCGCCCGAGTACACCGCGCCCGAGCGGATGTCCGGGGTCAGGACGGGCCCCGAGTCCGACCTGTGGTCGCTCGGCGCATTGCTGTGCACGGTCCTGAGCGGCGAATCGCCGTTCCGGCGCGACTCGTTGGGCGGCATCCTGCACGCGGTCGTCGTCGACGAGATCCGTCCGCCCGCGCAGGCCGCGCCGCTGCTGCCCGTCGTACGAGGGCTGCTGGAACGCGATCCCGAACGGCGGCTCGACGCGGCGGAGGCGGAGCGGATGCTGCGCGCCTTCCGCGACACGGGCCGTACACCACGGCTGCAAACCCCGTACACGCCCACGCAGCGTGACGTACCCAGGCCGAAGCCCGTGCTCTCGCCGCCACCGCCTCCTGTCGCCGCGCCTGAGCGCCCGACGAGGCCTTCCACGCGGGGCGTCCTCGTCGCCGCCGCGCTGGTGGCCGCGATGGCCGGGGCGGGGGTGTCGGCGGCGGCGCTTCTGATGAACCACGGCGGGGGCGGTACGCCGTCCCCGGCGAGCACGTCCGCGTCCAGGTCCACGCCGGGTACGTCGCAGAGCGCGTCGGAGTCGACGCCGGCGTCCCCGAGCCCCGCGCCCACCGTCACCGTGACCCGGCAGCAGACGCCGACCACCACCGGTCGCAAGGCGCCTTCGGGTTACCGCCTCGCGCCGGATCCAGGCGGCTTCTCGCTCGCCGTGCCCGACGACTTCACGCGCGATCCGCAGGGCGAGCGCGTCTTCTACATGTCACCGGGGCAGACCTTCCGCCTCGGCATCAAGGTCGCCGATCCCGAGACGGGCGGCCCGCTCACGGTGATGCGGCGGGCGGACGCCAAGGGGCCCTCCACGAACCCGGGCTACCGCGACGGCGCCGTCACGAGCACCACGCACAACGGACAGCCCGCCGCGCTCTGGGAGTTCACCTGGAACGGCTTCACCAAGGCGGAGGGCGCCCGGCACACGTACGACCTGTGCTGGGAGGAGGGCGGCCGGATGTACGACGTGTGGGTCTCGGCGCCGGTCGGGAAGGTGACGGAGGCGAAGGAGTACTTCGACGTTGCGGTGGACACGTTCGTGGCGTCGTAA
- a CDS encoding protein kinase: MDDYAGRVLADRYRLPLPPSDEYELAESRAFDTYSGQEVLVRQVPLPEVVEAEVLDADGLPEGFVARDGGVRRPSARTTRRPTEPAVRRAIEAAQAAAQIPDHPRLDQVFDVFAEGGSLWIVSELVPARPLAALLAEKPLSPYRAAEVASDVLTALRVLHAHGWVHGNITVRTVLVCDDGRVMLTGLAAGAAEEALCGYDPVPAREDFGTEPGGGAGAGSGGGTGQAANGGSPGAGGGAQRGAGARASGGPSGAGVRGPGGAGFGGGGSHGVAVAATAPGADPEAARRAAIEARAERGTPAGGAAGVGRRALEAGGAGGAGGTEGVGGDIRAARAGAIAAYRAGARAAARVQEEERSNQVALPAPRPSAQGEHAADASAPTAQVPGHGGSPLLPGQDGSPHVTGYGGAPQVTGYSGPPQLPGHGTEQRPHTAPPGQIADPYGVGGGTSWHGAQPRTGTPGGVHGQGRAALPGGVNGASAGGNGTPELAPGQQSAGGHGGPGASAAVGGPDNTQGQGGRWDELVAGAPPRRGPSTALAAERARQARMAVVGPVTERWAPEQAYPVQENWQLAAPIGSATDLWALGALLFRAVQGHAPYPEENTAELVQLVCAEPPAFAEECGPLRPVVESLLRQDPTERLDFEELRGWLRSLVRSAPEPEAGAHVIAAPPVDPSRLPIVRRRGELVRRRRAGLPATSPHARHKRAKQEKPARPRRLGRNLLLLVLLLLAAAITYAMVFMPKAESSSGSGTDGDRTGAAGDVSPAPDTSGDSKASSEPRPDQTSPGENKSPSGASSSTKSQTGDPDVAQGFKLRKDPEGFSVAVADGWDRSPKNGSGQVVYSHGDFELIVVPGRDSTATYGSDPMTYQRESEKELQPFRDSTWATSSGMRRIDVGGRTMAEGQFTWQDSAGRSLYVRNLAILIGGRYHVVQLRGPEAERDEVTRLYEQASATYQVTG, encoded by the coding sequence GTGGACGACTATGCGGGACGGGTACTGGCCGACCGCTACCGCCTGCCGCTGCCGCCGTCCGACGAGTACGAACTCGCCGAGAGCCGGGCCTTCGACACCTACAGCGGGCAGGAAGTCCTGGTACGGCAGGTGCCGTTGCCGGAGGTCGTCGAGGCCGAGGTGCTCGACGCGGACGGGCTGCCCGAGGGTTTCGTGGCACGCGACGGCGGGGTGCGGCGGCCGTCCGCGCGGACCACGCGCCGCCCCACCGAACCGGCTGTGCGGCGGGCGATCGAGGCCGCGCAGGCTGCCGCGCAGATACCCGACCATCCCCGGCTCGACCAGGTCTTCGACGTGTTCGCCGAGGGCGGGTCGCTGTGGATAGTGAGCGAGTTGGTGCCCGCGAGGCCGCTGGCCGCGCTGCTCGCCGAGAAGCCGCTGAGCCCCTATCGGGCCGCCGAGGTCGCCTCCGACGTGCTCACCGCGCTGCGGGTGCTGCACGCGCACGGGTGGGTGCACGGGAACATCACCGTGCGCACGGTGCTCGTCTGCGACGACGGCCGCGTGATGCTCACCGGCCTGGCGGCCGGGGCCGCGGAGGAGGCGCTGTGCGGGTACGACCCGGTACCGGCCCGGGAGGACTTCGGGACTGAGCCCGGGGGCGGGGCCGGGGCGGGCTCCGGTGGTGGCACGGGGCAGGCGGCGAACGGCGGTTCGCCCGGCGCGGGCGGAGGTGCTCAGCGGGGTGCTGGGGCCCGTGCGTCGGGCGGGCCGAGCGGTGCCGGAGTCCGTGGTCCGGGTGGGGCCGGGTTCGGCGGCGGAGGTTCGCATGGTGTGGCCGTGGCGGCCACGGCGCCCGGCGCCGATCCGGAAGCCGCGCGACGGGCCGCGATCGAGGCCCGGGCGGAGCGGGGGACGCCCGCGGGAGGCGCGGCGGGCGTAGGCCGACGTGCGCTCGAAGCGGGCGGAGCGGGCGGGGCAGGCGGCACGGAGGGAGTCGGCGGTGACATCCGCGCGGCGCGCGCCGGGGCCATCGCCGCGTACCGCGCCGGAGCGCGAGCCGCCGCCCGCGTACAGGAAGAGGAACGGAGCAACCAGGTCGCGCTGCCCGCACCCAGGCCCTCGGCACAGGGCGAACACGCCGCCGACGCCTCGGCACCCACGGCCCAGGTTCCCGGACACGGTGGCTCGCCCCTGCTGCCCGGGCAGGACGGTTCGCCCCATGTCACCGGGTACGGCGGCGCACCCCAAGTCACGGGTTACAGCGGCCCGCCCCAGCTCCCGGGCCACGGCACCGAGCAGCGCCCCCACACCGCACCTCCCGGCCAGATAGCCGACCCGTACGGGGTCGGGGGCGGCACCAGCTGGCATGGCGCCCAGCCGCGTACCGGAACCCCTGGTGGCGTCCATGGTCAAGGGCGTGCCGCGCTCCCCGGAGGCGTGAACGGCGCCTCGGCCGGAGGGAACGGCACCCCTGAGCTCGCGCCCGGGCAGCAGTCCGCGGGCGGGCATGGCGGTCCCGGTGCCTCAGCGGCCGTCGGTGGTCCGGACAACACCCAGGGCCAGGGCGGCCGTTGGGACGAGCTCGTCGCCGGGGCGCCGCCGCGCCGGGGACCGAGCACCGCGCTCGCGGCGGAGCGGGCCCGGCAGGCGCGGATGGCCGTGGTCGGGCCCGTGACCGAGCGGTGGGCGCCGGAGCAGGCCTATCCGGTGCAGGAGAACTGGCAGTTGGCGGCGCCGATCGGGTCCGCGACCGACCTGTGGGCGCTGGGCGCGCTGCTCTTCCGTGCCGTGCAGGGGCACGCGCCCTACCCGGAGGAGAACACCGCGGAGCTCGTGCAGTTGGTGTGCGCGGAACCGCCCGCGTTCGCCGAGGAGTGCGGGCCGCTCAGGCCGGTCGTGGAGTCGCTGCTGCGCCAGGACCCCACCGAACGACTCGACTTCGAGGAACTGCGCGGCTGGCTGCGCTCCCTCGTGCGGTCCGCGCCGGAGCCCGAGGCCGGGGCCCATGTCATCGCGGCGCCGCCCGTCGACCCGAGCCGGCTGCCGATCGTACGGCGTCGGGGTGAGCTCGTCCGCAGACGCCGCGCCGGGCTGCCCGCGACCAGCCCGCACGCCCGCCACAAGCGCGCCAAGCAGGAGAAGCCGGCGAGGCCCCGCCGCCTGGGCCGGAATCTGCTCCTGCTGGTCCTCCTTCTGCTGGCCGCGGCGATCACGTACGCCATGGTCTTCATGCCGAAGGCCGAGTCGAGCAGCGGCAGCGGTACGGACGGGGATCGGACCGGTGCCGCCGGAGACGTCAGCCCGGCCCCCGACACCAGCGGCGACAGCAAGGCGAGCAGCGAGCCGCGGCCCGACCAGACCTCCCCCGGCGAGAACAAGAGCCCGTCGGGGGCGTCCAGTTCGACGAAGTCGCAGACCGGCGACCCCGATGTCGCCCAGGGATTCAAGCTCCGCAAGGATCCGGAAGGCTTCAGCGTCGCGGTCGCCGACGGCTGGGACCGTTCGCCGAAGAACGGAAGCGGCCAGGTCGTGTACTCCCACGGGGACTTCGAGCTCATCGTCGTACCCGGCCGGGACAGCACGGCGACGTACGGCAGCGACCCGATGACGTATCAGCGGGAGAGCGAGAAGGAACTGCAGCCGTTCCGGGACTCGACCTGGGCCACGTCCAGCGGGATGCGGCGGATCGACGTGGGTGGACGGACCATGGCCGAGGGGCAGTTCACCTGGCAGGACTCCGCGGGGCGCTCGCTGTACGTGCGCAACCTCGCGATCCTCATCGGCGGGCGCTACCACGTGGTGCAACTGCGCGGTCCGGAGGCCGAACGGGACGAGGTGACGCGGCTGTACGAGCAGGCGTCGGCGACGTATCAGGTCACGGGCTGA
- a CDS encoding serine/threonine-protein kinase, translating to MSEAERAGASRQDKSERLLAGRYRLGDVLGRGGMGTVWRAQDETLGRTVAVKELRFPSSIDEDEKRRLITRTLREAKAIARIRNNGAVTVFDVVDEDNRPWIVMELVEGKSLAEVIREDGLLTPKRAAEVGLAILDVLRSAHREGILHRDVKPSNVLISDDGRVVLTDFGIAQVEGDPSITSTGMLVGAPSYISPERARGHKPGPAADLWSLGGLLYASVEGVPPYDKGSAIATLTAVMTEPVEQPKNAGPLENVIYGLLAKDPQQRLDDAGARAMLNDVLHAPEPRETVPEPADATKVVALPPVPDEVPGKGTSGGSGARRGEEAADRLRGALRSVRKAASAAGAATAAATAAATARAKAVGSEASGSAGGEGTGSTGAGAATAASPSAPSPLAPSTHSSSAPSSPSKPSSSAPSTHSLRKASGAGAASSGKAGVRDSASVNSSSAGAAGSAGAGGAAGSAGRSSGSGWPVAPERPPRPVPRAPLTDVVPRRTLVIIAVVVALAVLGTVLALTLGGGDDGGSKDNKNGDTKAAASSGATTGSGGKDKGGSAHTDSGDKTGSTSGSGPEETAGATSGASASASASSGADSGGKESDSTAVNTYKGGQGFSIGLPKGWKYQSTDAGGARFTGPDGQKLLIGWTTTPKDDPVADWKNQERYMTRSQYTRVRIEKVDYRDWNTADWEFTYTDGGTKYRSIDRGFVVNSHQGYALMYTAKASDWDSELRKDTWKTLTKTFQPKS from the coding sequence ATGTCGGAGGCGGAGCGGGCGGGAGCATCCCGTCAGGACAAGAGCGAACGTCTCCTCGCCGGGCGCTACCGGCTGGGGGATGTTCTCGGCCGCGGCGGCATGGGCACGGTCTGGCGGGCCCAGGACGAGACCCTGGGCCGTACGGTCGCGGTGAAGGAGCTGCGGTTCCCGTCGAGCATCGACGAGGACGAGAAGCGACGGCTGATCACGCGCACCCTGCGTGAGGCCAAGGCGATCGCGCGGATCCGCAACAACGGCGCGGTGACGGTCTTCGACGTGGTCGACGAGGACAACAGGCCGTGGATCGTGATGGAGCTCGTCGAGGGCAAGTCGCTCGCCGAGGTGATCCGCGAGGACGGCCTGCTCACGCCGAAGCGCGCGGCCGAGGTGGGCCTGGCGATTCTCGACGTGCTGCGTTCGGCGCACCGCGAGGGCATCCTGCACCGGGACGTGAAGCCGTCGAACGTGCTGATCTCCGACGACGGCCGGGTCGTGCTGACCGACTTCGGCATCGCGCAGGTCGAGGGCGACCCGTCCATCACCTCGACCGGCATGCTCGTCGGTGCGCCCTCGTACATCTCGCCGGAGCGGGCGCGCGGTCACAAGCCCGGCCCGGCGGCCGACCTGTGGTCGCTGGGCGGTCTGTTGTACGCGTCGGTGGAGGGCGTGCCTCCGTACGACAAGGGTTCCGCGATCGCGACGCTCACCGCGGTGATGACCGAGCCGGTGGAGCAGCCGAAGAACGCGGGGCCGCTGGAGAACGTGATTTACGGGCTGCTCGCCAAGGACCCCCAGCAGCGGCTCGACGACGCGGGCGCACGGGCGATGCTCAACGACGTGCTGCACGCGCCCGAGCCCAGGGAGACGGTGCCGGAGCCGGCGGACGCGACGAAGGTCGTGGCCTTGCCGCCGGTGCCGGACGAGGTTCCGGGCAAGGGGACTTCGGGCGGTTCCGGGGCCAGGCGGGGCGAGGAGGCGGCGGATCGTTTGCGCGGGGCGCTGCGTTCCGTGCGGAAGGCTGCCTCCGCGGCGGGGGCTGCCACGGCGGCGGCCACCGCGGCGGCGACGGCGCGCGCGAAGGCTGTCGGGTCGGAGGCCTCCGGGTCGGCGGGCGGTGAGGGGACGGGTTCCACGGGTGCGGGCGCCGCCACGGCTGCCTCGCCTTCGGCGCCGTCTCCCTTGGCGCCTTCGACGCATTCGTCCTCGGCGCCCTCGTCGCCTTCGAAGCCGTCGTCCTCGGCTCCTTCGACGCATTCGTTGAGGAAGGCTTCCGGTGCTGGTGCGGCTTCCTCCGGAAAGGCGGGGGTTCGTGACAGTGCGTCGGTGAACTCCAGTTCGGCGGGCGCCGCGGGCTCTGCGGGTGCCGGAGGTGCTGCCGGGTCGGCGGGCCGGTCCTCGGGGTCGGGGTGGCCGGTGGCTCCGGAGCGGCCGCCGCGGCCGGTGCCTCGGGCGCCGCTCACGGATGTGGTGCCGCGGCGGACGTTGGTGATCATCGCGGTGGTCGTGGCGTTGGCCGTGCTCGGCACCGTGCTGGCGCTCACGCTCGGCGGCGGGGACGACGGCGGGTCGAAGGACAACAAGAACGGCGACACCAAGGCGGCCGCATCCAGCGGGGCGACCACCGGCAGCGGTGGCAAGGACAAGGGCGGCAGCGCCCACACGGACAGTGGTGACAAGACGGGCTCCACCTCGGGTTCCGGCCCGGAGGAGACCGCCGGCGCCACGTCGGGCGCGAGTGCCAGTGCGAGCGCGTCGAGCGGTGCGGACAGCGGCGGCAAGGAGTCGGACTCCACCGCCGTGAACACGTACAAGGGCGGTCAGGGGTTCTCGATCGGGCTGCCGAAGGGGTGGAAGTACCAGTCCACGGATGCCGGGGGAGCCCGCTTCACCGGTCCCGACGGGCAGAAGCTCCTGATCGGCTGGACGACCACGCCCAAGGACGACCCGGTCGCGGACTGGAAGAACCAGGAGCGGTACATGACGCGCTCGCAGTACACGCGGGTGCGCATAGAGAAGGTGGACTACCGCGACTGGAACACGGCCGACTGGGAGTTCACGTACACGGACGGTGGCACGAAGTACCGGTCGATCGACCGCGGATTCGTCGTCAACTCGCATCAGGGATACGCGCTGATGTATACGGCGAAAGCGTCCGACTGGGACAGCGAGCTGCGCAAGGACACGTGGAAGACGCTGACCAAGACGTTCCAGCCGAAGTCGTGA
- a CDS encoding serine hydrolase domain-containing protein: MPAPRTRRTLVSIPLSLALLGLAQTGLLGLTPAASQGPTIPASDAALDLLVTRGKAPAAALLAREETGSRFAGAGDGIARSDHFRAGSITKTFIATVVLQLAAEHRLSLSDSVDDHLPGLVRGAGNDGRRLTLRALLTHTSGLYDFTADTKGTVPVTPLQAVRIALTHPPADRGRFAYSNTNYVLLGMVVEQVTGHSYAVEAERRIITPLRLTSTSFPGARTSLPWPHGRAYAADGSDVTELDPRVAGAAGELISTLADLDRFYAALLGGDLLPLRWLREMLNTRTAHGSYGMGLFPVKLPCGTTVWGHNGRISGSYVRTAATVDGRRVLTFRVNTDGMADPDLEPALLAAEFCPRTP; this comes from the coding sequence ATGCCTGCACCCCGGACACGTCGGACACTTGTGTCCATACCCCTGTCCCTGGCGCTGCTCGGCCTGGCTCAGACCGGTCTGCTGGGCCTGACCCCTGCCGCCTCCCAAGGCCCCACCATCCCAGCCTCGGACGCCGCCCTCGACCTTCTCGTCACCCGTGGCAAGGCCCCGGCCGCCGCCCTGCTGGCCCGCGAGGAGACCGGCTCACGCTTCGCCGGGGCCGGTGACGGGATAGCCCGCTCCGACCACTTCCGCGCGGGCAGCATCACCAAGACGTTCATCGCGACGGTCGTCCTGCAGCTCGCCGCCGAGCACCGGCTGTCCCTGTCCGACTCCGTGGACGACCACCTCCCCGGCCTGGTGCGCGGCGCGGGCAATGACGGGCGCCGTCTGACCCTGCGCGCCCTGCTCACGCACACCAGCGGCCTGTACGACTTCACCGCGGACACCAAGGGCACCGTCCCCGTCACCCCGCTTCAGGCCGTACGCATCGCGCTCACCCACCCCCCGGCCGACCGCGGCCGCTTCGCCTACTCGAACACCAACTACGTACTGCTCGGCATGGTTGTCGAGCAGGTCACCGGCCACTCGTACGCCGTCGAGGCCGAGCGCCGCATCATCACTCCGCTCCGTCTGACCAGCACCTCGTTCCCCGGCGCCCGCACCTCGCTTCCCTGGCCGCACGGCCGTGCCTACGCCGCCGACGGATCCGACGTCACCGAACTCGACCCGCGCGTGGCCGGCGCGGCGGGCGAGCTCATCAGCACGCTCGCCGACCTGGACCGCTTCTACGCGGCCCTGCTCGGCGGCGATCTGCTGCCCTTGCGCTGGCTGCGCGAGATGCTCAACACCCGTACCGCACATGGCTCGTACGGCATGGGCCTGTTTCCCGTGAAGCTGCCGTGCGGCACCACGGTGTGGGGGCACAACGGCCGCATCTCCGGCAGCTACGTGCGCACCGCGGCCACCGTCGACGGTCGTCGTGTCCTCACCTTCCGGGTGAACACGGACGGGATGGCAGATCCGGACCTCGAACCCGCCCTGCTCGCTGCCGAGTTCTGCCCCCGCACCCCGTAG
- a CDS encoding serine/threonine-protein kinase: MQGLLLAGRYRLVDIIGSGGMGRVWRAHDEVLHRAVAVKELTAALYVAEGDLARLLARTHAEARAAARINHAAVVTVHDVLEHDNRPWIVMELVEGNSLADEVKEQGRIQPAEAARIGLWVLRALRAAHAAGVLHRDVKPGNVLLGEDGRVLLTDFGIAQIEGDTTITRTGEVVGSVDYLAPERVRGHDPGPASDLWALGATLYTAVEGRSPFRRTSPIGTMQAVVEEEPAEPVNAGALGPVLAALLRKDPAERPGAAQAEHMLAEAAAGRLSSAAQSYAPTGQAGYDTTETGTGTGTRAQTVAATPYPPVTIGPVPAPPKRHRLRTFALVVALAAIVGGGVAVALQQFGTGSPGDSASASSTPSVSASASATPSDEGGQGAVPAGWERRNDPVGFSISLPKGWKRSVSIDQDGLRQVDYSPDKGKHLVRVAVDTAPDFRTSYEHMSYLEQRVSQRLQDYKQLSLKEELFRDLPGVRWEYTWNALAKDPPHYFPGPYRAIDVGYMNSDGTEYAIYAASPADDWATTRKQFDWILRGFQEG; the protein is encoded by the coding sequence ATGCAGGGCCTGCTCCTCGCGGGCCGCTACCGGCTTGTCGACATCATCGGCAGCGGTGGCATGGGCCGAGTGTGGCGCGCTCACGACGAGGTGCTGCACCGCGCGGTCGCGGTCAAGGAGCTGACCGCCGCGCTCTATGTCGCCGAGGGCGACCTGGCCCGGCTGCTCGCCCGCACCCATGCCGAGGCGCGGGCCGCCGCCCGGATCAACCACGCGGCCGTCGTCACCGTGCATGACGTCCTGGAGCACGACAACCGGCCGTGGATCGTCATGGAGCTGGTCGAGGGCAACTCGCTGGCCGACGAGGTCAAGGAGCAGGGGCGCATCCAACCGGCCGAGGCGGCGCGCATCGGCCTGTGGGTGCTGCGGGCGCTGCGCGCCGCGCACGCCGCCGGCGTCCTGCACCGTGACGTCAAGCCCGGCAACGTCCTGCTCGGCGAGGACGGCCGTGTCCTGCTCACCGACTTCGGCATCGCCCAGATAGAGGGCGACACCACGATCACCCGCACCGGAGAGGTCGTCGGCTCGGTCGACTACCTCGCCCCCGAGCGGGTACGCGGCCACGACCCGGGCCCGGCCTCCGACCTGTGGGCGCTCGGCGCGACGCTGTACACGGCGGTCGAGGGCAGGTCGCCGTTCCGCCGCACCTCGCCCATCGGCACCATGCAGGCCGTCGTCGAGGAGGAACCCGCCGAACCGGTCAACGCGGGTGCGCTGGGGCCCGTCCTCGCCGCGCTGCTGCGCAAGGATCCGGCCGAGCGGCCCGGCGCGGCGCAGGCCGAGCACATGCTTGCCGAGGCGGCGGCGGGACGACTGTCGAGTGCGGCGCAGTCGTATGCGCCGACGGGGCAGGCGGGGTACGACACCACGGAGACGGGGACCGGCACCGGTACCCGCGCGCAGACGGTCGCCGCCACGCCGTATCCGCCGGTGACGATCGGGCCCGTGCCCGCGCCGCCGAAGCGGCACCGCCTGCGCACGTTCGCCCTGGTCGTCGCCCTCGCGGCGATCGTCGGCGGGGGTGTCGCGGTCGCGCTGCAGCAGTTCGGCACGGGCAGCCCCGGCGACTCCGCCTCTGCATCGTCGACTCCGAGTGTCAGTGCCAGTGCCAGTGCCACGCCGAGCGACGAGGGCGGTCAGGGGGCGGTTCCCGCCGGTTGGGAGCGGCGCAACGACCCGGTGGGCTTCAGCATCTCCCTGCCCAAGGGGTGGAAGCGGTCCGTCTCCATCGACCAGGACGGCCTCCGGCAGGTCGACTACTCGCCCGACAAGGGCAAGCACCTCGTGCGGGTCGCCGTCGACACCGCGCCGGACTTCCGCACCTCGTACGAGCACATGAGCTACCTGGAGCAGCGGGTCTCACAGCGGCTGCAGGACTACAAGCAGCTGAGCCTCAAGGAGGAGCTATTCCGCGACCTGCCGGGCGTCCGCTGGGAGTACACGTGGAACGCGCTGGCCAAGGACCCGCCGCACTACTTCCCGGGGCCCTACCGTGCGATCGACGTCGGGTACATGAACAGTGACGGCACCGAGTACGCCATCTACGCGGCCTCGCCGGCCGACGACTGGGCCACCACCAGAAAGCAGTTCGACTGGATCCTGCGGGGCTTCCAGGAGGGTTGA